Proteins co-encoded in one Pleurodeles waltl isolate 20211129_DDA chromosome 1_2, aPleWal1.hap1.20221129, whole genome shotgun sequence genomic window:
- the LOC138299576 gene encoding putative nuclease HARBI1, producing the protein MEHNCHCAMATGDSAYAVQSFKLTTYLSPATLAERRYNAAYRTTRNDVERTFGLLKSCFRCIHKSGGALQYSPEATCKIVATCAMLHNIATTRGIPVEPTERDSDEDGHRLPPLHPVARSSAAEAISDALHFQHGGFKVPESDGPSPSSVHCRPEL; encoded by the exons ATGGAACACAACTGTCACTGTGCAATGGCAACAG gagacagtgcctatgcagtgcagtCCTTTAAACTGACaacctacctgagtcctgcaacactagctgagaggaggtacaatgctgcttacaggacaactcGAAATgatgtggagaggacctttggactgctgaagagctgcttcaggtgcatccacaagagtggtggtgcactacaatacagccctgaagcaacctgcaaaatcgtggctacatgtgctatgttgcacaatattgcaacaacaaggggcatacctgtggaacccacggagcgggactcagatgaggatggtcatcgcttaccaccccttcacccagtagccaggagcagtgcagcagaggccaTTTCTGAC gcgctgcactttcagcatggaggtTTCAAGGTGCCAgagagtgatgggccctctccttcatcggTGCACTGTCGGCCTGAGTTGTGA